CCCCAAATGCAAAGCCTGACCCCGGAGTTACTCGCTCCCCTCACCTTCCGCCGTCGGCATGAGGCGCTCGGCTGCGTACTCGGTGATGTCGATCCCGAAGTGGACGTAGAAGTCTTCCGCGCCTGCAAGGGGTACCCAGTAGGAGTCGAGCACGACACCCATGTGCTCGATGTAGCCGACGACGCGCTTGCCGGTCTGCTCCTTCATGGCGAGGTTTGCCAGGCACCCTGCATGATGCTTCTTTTCCCCCATGTCGACGCAGCGCCGCCCCTGGGGGAGCCCCACCGTCTGCCCCGCCGCATTGGTGTCGACGATTGTGCGGTCCTTGTACAGGAGCATTACCGGAAAGGGGAAATTGTCCCAGAAAAGGTGGAAATTCCTGCGGATCTCCTCGCTGACTTCGATATCGCTCATCTGAAGGCTCTCCTTTTACCCGACGGCACGCCGCCGTCGCACCCTTTTCCTCCAGAGTGCTACAGCTACGAAGAGCTTGTCAACAGAGGGTGCAGCCAACCCAACGCTGAATCGGGGCCGGGAATGTAGGCCGGAATAAGCGCAGCGTTTCCGGCAACGTCGTCCCTCGTGGCACCGGATTGCCGGGAACGCCTGCGGCTTATCCCGGCCTACATGGACGCGCCGTCCTTTACCCGAAGCGGTAGATCAGCTTCCCGTCCCTGTACAGCTCTATCGGGCCGTCCTGCGAGACCTTGATGACCTTCCCGAAGAATGACGCCGCGCTCGCGGCGGTGGTGCGTCCCCCGCCGATGACGACTTCGCGCGCGTGGGAGGTGTCGATGATGAAACCGGTCTCCAGCAGATTTCCCTCGCTGCTGAATACCGCCATGCCATCGGAGGACAGGATCCTCAGCAATACCCCGGCCTTCTTCAACGACCCTACGGACTTCCCCTTTACCTGGCTTATCAAGAGCATCCCGATCGGGTCGTTCCCCCCCACCGACCCCTTCTTGAGCTCGTGGAGCTGCTCCGGCGTCCCGTCGTAGATCAGGACGACGGTCCCGTGCCGCAGCTTCGAGAGCGCGTAGACGGTCCAGAGGATGTCGTCTATGTACTCGGACTCGAGCCCTCCGGCGAGGAAGGAGCGGATAATGTCCGGGTCGAAGATCGCCCAGCTCCCCTTGCGCCGCACCATGAGCTTGTCCGGATTGATGAGCACTTCGATCTCGGAGACCGCATTCACGATGATGGCAAAGGCGCCGGTGCCGGCACTGCGCACCAGCGAGTACACGCCGCGGTGGGTCAGCCGCTCGACGTCGTTTTGCTTCTCGAAGTCGCCGGCCATGAGAACCCCGGAGACCTGCATGAGGATGTTCGCCACAAAGAAAAGTGTGTTGCCGTCCACAAAGCGGAAGTTGAGGGGGTTGTCGAAGAAGTCGTCGGAGATCGGCTGATGCGGCTTCAGCGCAACCAGGTTGTGGCCGCGCTCCCCGATCAGCTCCTGCAGCTCGGGCTGCGTCGTGCGGTGCACGATAAACCCGGTTGTGGCGGGTGTTCCTTCGTAGCGCTGGTAGGAAAGGTTCTTCAGGAGCTGAATCAGCTGCTGGATCGGCCAGAACCCCTTCCGGTTGTCCCCCCGCAGGAAGCGAGCCACCGTTATGTCCATCATGGAGGCAAGAAGCGCGGTCCTGAAGTGGGCGGAGTAGTCTTCCTTCTGGAAACCGGCGAACATCGCCGCAAACGCAGTCAGGAGCTCGCGGCAGAAGACCTCCTCGGTTCGCGTGAAGGGGAGTTCCGGCCGCTGCGCCGTGAAGAGGTATCCCGTCTCCTCGACATGCACGACCTGCCTGATCCCGTCGCGCCCCGCGCCGTCACGCTCTTCCCCTTCAAGCCGGACAAGGTCGATCTCCGCTCCACCGAGAAAGGAGCGGATGTTCCCGCTTATCGCCTCAAACACAGTGATAGGCATACTCTCTCCATACGTGGCCCGCGCACCTGCGCGCACCAGTGATTGCCCCTTCGGGACCCTTCGGGCGGAGCGGGAGCGCGAAGGCCCTCCACCTTCGCCCGAACTTCAAAAAGGTGGACTTCCCCCCATCCCACCCGTTATAGTGGCCGGATCTTCACATTAAGGAGCAGTTTCAATGGATTGGATCTCGATCTTCGGTATAGCGGTCGCCCTGGCCATGGACGCCTTTGCCGTGGCTCTGGCGGCAGGCACCGTCCTCGACCCCCTTACCGGCAGACACCTCTTTCGCTTCGGCTTCCACTTCGGCCTCTTCCAGCTGCTGATGCCGGTCATCGGCTGGCTCGCCGGACTCAGCATCCAGCAGTGGATCTCCACCTACAACCACTGGATCGCCTTTGCCCTCCTCGCCACGGTCGGTGGAAGGATGATCTGGGCCGCCCTTACCGAGGAGGAGGAAGAGGAGAAGGCCCCAACCGACCCCACCCGCGGGCTCACCATGGTCATGCTGGCGGTGGCGACGAGCATCGACGCGCTGGCGGTCGGCCTCTCCCTCGCCATGCTGAAGGTCGCCATCTGGCGTCCCGCCGTCGTCATCGGCCTCGTTGCCGGCGTACTAACCGTCATAGGGATGAAGCTGGGGCGCCGCCTCGGTGAAATGTGGGGGAAGCGGGTCGAGGTCTGCGGAGGGCTGATTCTCTGCGCGATCGGGGTGAAGATCCTTCTCGAGAACACCATCTTCAAGTAGACAGTCCCTGCCTCTACTCACACCGGCCTATTGCACTCCCACGGGCCAACGCCGCGGAATCCCTCAAAATGCAGTAAAAGTGCCTCACTATTTCGGTCCGGTCAAGCAGAAATGGCAAGCACCACCAATTAAAAACGCCCGGGCGGCTTCCATGCCGACCGGGCGCTCGTTTTCACACCTTCCGTCTTCTACAGAAGCTGCCGCGCCGCAGCGAGCACCGCCGCGTAGTCCGGCTCCTGTGTTATCTCCGGCACGTGCTGGATATAACGGATGGTGTTGTCCCGGTCGATGACGAAGATGGAGCGGGAAAGGAGCTTCAGCTCGTCGATGACCACCCCGTACGCCTGGCCGAAGGAGCGGTCGCGGTAGTCGGAAAGGGTGATGACGCGGTCGATGCCGGCGGCACCGCACCACCTCTTCTGGGCAAAGGGAAGATCGACGCTGACGGTTAGGAGAACCGCTTCCTGCGGAAGCCCCGCGGCCTCCTGGTTGAAGCGCCGCGTCTCGGTGTCGCACACCGGCGTGTCCAGCGACGGAACGACGCTGATGATCTTCACCTTCCCGGCGTAGGTAGCAAGGTTCACAGGACTCAGGGCATTGTCCACCAGGGAGAAATCAGGGGCGGCATCCCCTACCTTCAGTTCCGGCCCCACCAGCGTTACCGGATTCCCTTTGAATGTCACATTTGGCATGGTCGCCTCCATTGAAGTAAAAGTTGTGGGAAAGAGTAAGGCATTTGCGGCGGAATGCAACTGTGGTCTCCGGGCCAAGCCCAAATTCCGAGGGTGTCAGTCCCTTTAGGAGAGCAGGAACTAACGAGTCCCCTCCCTTTCAAGGGGAGGGACAGGGTGGGGATGGGGTAGAATGCGGTGGCGCGCGACGAACCCCATCCCCCTCCTTGCCTCCCCCTTGAAAGGGGAGGGACGTGCTGCCGGCGGCTCAGCTTTGAATGACGCGATCTCAAGGCTCCCAGACGGGTAAAAAAAACGGCGGCCAAAATGGCCGCCGTCAGCATTGCAAATCCCTCCTTCGAATCCCTCCTAATACTCCCTCCTACCAGGAAATCATTCCCACCGCCTTCTTCAGGATGATCAGGGCGTCGCCGAGGTCGATCTTCCCGTCCGGGGCGGGCTTCCCGTTCACCAGCGGCCCGACGTCGAGGGCGAGGTCGTCGGCGGTCGGTACGGTGAGTCCTATCGACATCCGCATGGCGCGGACTGCGTCGGCAATGTCGACCTTCCCGTCGAGGTTCAGGTCGCCGGTCGGTTCAGCCGCGGCAAAGGTGGCGTTGACGGTGCAGCTCCCCGAGGCGGCTGCGATGGTGTAGGTGGTGCCGGAAAGGGTCCCGCCGCAACCCTCCACCGACGCGATGCGGTATCCGGCCCCCGGAGCCACCGTGAAGCTCGTGGTGGCGCCGTAGTTTACCGTCTGCGCTGTGGCCGGAGAAATGGTGCCGTGGCCGCTGACGGACGGGGTGACGGTGTAGGTTATCGGGGCGAAGGCAGCACTCACCGAGCAATCTGCGGTGATCGCTCCCGTAGTGTAGCCGGAGCCGGTCAGGCTCCCGCCGCACCCGGTGACCGTGGCGGCGCGGTAGCCGGTGGCCGGGGCTACGGTGCAGACGGCGCTCTCCCCGTAGTTCACCGCGGACGGGCAGGAGATCGTCCCGTTCCCGTCGAGGGAACTCGCGCTGATGCCGTACTGGATCACCAGCTGCGCCGTCTTCGGGATCTCGCGGTTGCCGGAGCCGTCGATGGCGAAGTACTTCAGCGTCCTGGACGCCGCCACCACGATCGGGCCGTTGTACTGCGCCGACGATGTCGTCGGGGTGCTGCCGTCGGTCGTGTAGTAGATGTTGGCAGGCTTGTCGGCGGCAAGGGTCACCGTCTTCGGCCCAAGATAGACCCCCTCCCCCGGGGTGGCGGTGGTGGTCGGCTCCGTCGCGTCGACGGCCCCCTCGGTGGTAAAGGTGATGGCCTGGCTCTGGGCGACGTTTCCGGAGCCGTCGATCGCCACCGCCGCTGCGTAGTAGGTGGTGCCCGGCTGCAGCGACAGGGTCAGGGTGTGGGACTGCGAGAGCCCCGGCATGGCCGCCTGGGAGTTCATGGCGTCGGCGGAGAGGCCGTACCTGATCTGTGTCGTCGCGGGCTCGTCGGTGACCCAGTCGAGCGTCGTTCTACCTGTGCCGTCCTGGAAGGAGATCCCCACGGCAGGGTCGGTGGAGGTGGAGACCACGAAAACCGGCGCCGTGGTGTCCGCTTCGAGGGCTGTGGTGAACTCCACCGGAGTGCTGCTGCTACTGCTGTTGCCGCTCGGGTCCCCGGAGGCAACGGTGAAGGTGTAGGCCGTATTGGGGAGGAGGTTGGTGAGCACCACCACGTGCTTCGTCACCTGCGCCGTATCCCCCGCCGTCATGGTGGCGCTCCCGGTCTTGCCGTACGTCACCTCGGAGTCGGAGATCTCGTCCGTTGTCCACGTCACCACCGCCTGGGTGTCGGTGACGCCGCTGACTGCCACCGCGCTTATCTGCGGCGCGGTCGCATCGGGATCGGAGCCGGTGGTGACGTCCCCCAGCGGCAGCACGCCGCCGGCACCGGACCCGCTGAACACCATGTTCATGGCGAGGAAGCGCTTCTCGCTCCCACCCTTGGCGTACACAGTGTTGCCGCTCATATTGGTGGAGGAGACCACCACCTTGTAGGAGGTGTCCTTCTTAAGGTTGGTGATGGTGATCTGATGCTTCAGTACCTTCTCCCCGTTCGACACGCGATGCGTCAGGGTATTCCCCTCGCCGTACTCCACCACGGAGTCGCTCGGGTCGTCGGTCTCCCAGTAGATCGTCATGGAGGTGTCGGTCTTGTACACCACGCTCGGGGAAACGGTGATCACCGGCACCTTGTATCTGGAGTCGAGATCGGTGGTTACGGTGAAGATCCGGCTGGAGGTCGGCCCATTCCCGAAGGGGTCGGTGGAGCGTACCCGGAAGTAATAGGTGGTGCCTGCTTCCAGCCCGGTGAGGGTGAGGTTGTGCACCCGCGTCAGCGCGCTGCTGCTGTCGACACTGCCGAAGTCCTCGGAGGTGCCGTACTCGATGACGCTGTCGGACGGTTCGTCGGTGCTCCAGCGGATGGCGGCGGACTGGAAGGAGACATCCACCACCAGCGGCCCCTCGATGATCACCGGTGCGGTCCGGTCCGGAGCCGCGGTGGTGGTAAAGGTGCTGAAGTTTTCGGTCATCTTCGAATTCCCCGAGGCGTCGGTGGAGATGACCTGGTAACGGTACAGTTTCGATGCCGTGAGCCCGGTAACGGTCACGGAGTGGCCGTTGGAGAGGGTGTTGTCGGAGAAGAAGCCGTAGCTCGCACCGTCAAAGCTCATCACTACGGCGGTCGCCGGCTCGTCCGTCTTCCACAGGATGGTAGCGCTGCTGTCGGAGATGTTCACCGCCATCGGCCGCTCCACGATTACCGGCGCGGTGGTGTCGGGAAGGGCGACGGTCTTGAAGGAGGTCATGCCGCTCTCCCTCGGGCCGTTCCCTGCCAGGTCGGTGCCGTTCACCTTCAGGTAGTACAGGGTCTCAGGGGCGAGCCCCGTCAGCCTGACGCTGTGCGCGGTGCTGAACCCCGCCTCGCTGGCGGAGAGCCCCAAGGTGTTGACGGTGCCGTACAGTACCTGCCCCTGCGCCGGCTCGTTGGTGCGCCACTGGACGGTGGCGCCGTCGGGACCGATGCTGGTGACGGAAGGCCCTTCGGTGATGTATGGCGCTACGGTGTCCGGAGCGGGCTTCGTGCGCAGGGAAATCTCGCGGCTTATTGTCGCGCCGTTGCCGGACTGGTCCGTCCCGAAGACGGAGACGTAGTAGACGGTGTCGCTGGCGAGCCCGCTGAGGGTGAGGGTGTGGCTCGTTTTGTACTCGCTCTCTGGAGCGGCATTCGCCGGGGACGGTGACTGCCCGTACTTCACCCCGCCGATGGCAGGCTCGTTCGTCTGCCACTCGATGACCGCGGTGGTGTTGCTGATGGAGGTCACCGTCGGTCCGGAGAGGATGACCGGGGCGATGGTGTCCTTAGGTGTCACCACCACGGTGGCGGTGTACGGCGTGGATACGTTCCCCGCCGCGTCCTTGGCCCAGGCGTATAGCGTGTGGGCGCCGGCCGCGGTACCGATCGCGTAGGAGGTCGGCGCGGAGCTGCTCCATCCGGCGGCAGCAGCTGCCGGCGTGCTGGAGGTTTCGGTGATGAGGTATCCGGCGACTCCCACCGCATCGGTAGCGGAGAAGGAGGCAACCGGGAGGTTCACGCTCGTGGCGCCGTCATAGGCACTCGCCGATCCCGGCAGTGCGAAGCCGCGCACAACGGGGGGGACCCGGTCGGCCGGGACGACCGTGTTGGAGAAGTCGGAGCTCGGTCCGGTCCCCACCGCATTGGTAGCGGTGACGGAGAAGGTATAGCCGATCCCGTCGGTGAGGCCGTTTACCGTTACCGGACTGGAGGTCCCCACGGCGCGGATGCTGCCGGGGTTGGCGGTAACGGTGTACCAGGTAATGGGGCTGCCGCCGTCTGAAACCGGAGCGGTGAAGCTGACCTTCGCCTGGGCGTGCTCGGCGCTGGCAGAGACGCCGGTCGGCGCCCCCGGTTTCGTCATCGGGGTCACCGGTTCCGTGGGGACCGATGCCGCGCCGCTGCCGGTGCTGTTCGCGGCGGTGACGGTGAAGGTGTAGGTCGTGCCGTTTGCCAGCCCGGTGACGGTGTGGACCGTGTCGAGGGAGCCCGCATTGCTGTCCACGCCACCGGCGGGGATGGAGGTGACGGTGTAGCCGGTGATGGCGCTGCCGCCGTTGGAGGCCGGGGCGCTGAAGGTTACCGTCGCGGTGCCGTTGCCGGCGACCGCTTTACCGATCAAAGGTGCACCCGGGAGATCTGCAGCCGGGGTGACGGCCTCGGAGGCGATGGACGCCGCCCCCGCACCCTTCCCGTTGTAGGCAACGACCGTGAAGGTGTAGGCGGTGCCGTTGGTGAGGCCGGTGACCGTTATCGGCCCCGCCGCTGCGGAGGCGCTCAGGTTACCGGGGTTGGAGGTGACGGTGTAGTACTTCACCGCGGTGCCGCCGTTTGGCTGCGGCGCCGTGAAGCGCACCATCGCGCTCGCGTTTCCGTGCGTCGCGGAGACGCCGGTCGGGGCGCCCGGGACGACGTCGGGGGTGACGCTTGCCGAGGGGACGGAAGAAGCGCCCGCTCCCTTGCTGTTTTT
The DNA window shown above is from Geomonas sp. RF6 and carries:
- the tpx gene encoding thiol peroxidase, whose product is MPNVTFKGNPVTLVGPELKVGDAAPDFSLVDNALSPVNLATYAGKVKIISVVPSLDTPVCDTETRRFNQEAAGLPQEAVLLTVSVDLPFAQKRWCGAAGIDRVITLSDYRDRSFGQAYGVVIDELKLLSRSIFVIDRDNTIRYIQHVPEITQEPDYAAVLAAARQLL
- a CDS encoding manganese efflux pump MntP; amino-acid sequence: MDWISIFGIAVALAMDAFAVALAAGTVLDPLTGRHLFRFGFHFGLFQLLMPVIGWLAGLSIQQWISTYNHWIAFALLATVGGRMIWAALTEEEEEEKAPTDPTRGLTMVMLAVATSIDALAVGLSLAMLKVAIWRPAVVIGLVAGVLTVIGMKLGRRLGEMWGKRVEVCGGLILCAIGVKILLENTIFK